Proteins co-encoded in one Zygotorulaspora mrakii chromosome 5, complete sequence genomic window:
- the PFK1 gene encoding 6-phosphofructokinase subunit alpha (similar to Saccharomyces cerevisiae PFK1 (YGR240C); ancestral locus Anc_5.85) has translation MVASESCYGVAFASVVTAKESLFRDAIHFYHSLGFSTVKDFDKFKHGQNLILSSGTSQESIKEVWLEAFKLSEIDASGFRVPQQEADNKQQSQGALVKIRLVVTEPVKDDSANACVVTYFTTELDEILKKFPDCEKISDELVFIKDPLGNKLGFTSLACIQDKEPTSKETFLESTAGNESNLSGSSVEAVNLLKQSLNSTQKKKKIAVMTSGGDSPGMNAAVRAVVRTGIHYGCDVFAVYEGYEGLLKGGEYLKKMEWEDVRGFLSIGGTLIGTARCLEFRERWGRKQAAANLISEGIDALIVCGGDGSLTGADLFRSEWPSLVEELVKDGKFTTEQVEPFKNLTIVGLVGSIDNDMAGTDSTIGAYSALERICEMVDYIDATAKSHSRAFVVEVMGRHCGWLALMAGIATGADYIFIPERAVPHGQWQEELKEVCQRHRDKGRRNNTVIVAEGALDDKLNPVTANDVKDVLIELGLDTKVTILGHVQRGGTAVAHDRWLATLQGVDSVKAVLEMTPETPSPLIGILENKIIRMPLIESVKLTKSVAAAIESKDFDKAISLRDTEFIELYENFLSTTVKDDGAEILPVAERLNIGIVHVGAPSAALNAATRAATLYCISHGHKPYAILNGFSGLIQTGQIKELDWIDVENWHNKGGSEIGTNRSVAADDMGTIAYYFQKAKLDGLIILGGFEGFKSLKQLRDSREQYPIFNIPMVLIPSTISNNVPGTEYSLGVDTCLNSLVTYTDDIKQSASATRRRVFVVEVQGGHSGFVASFTGLITGAVAVYTPEDKIDLSTIREDLALLKENFSHDKGENRNGKLAIRNEQASSVYTTELLADIISESSKGKFGVRTAIPGHVQQGGVPSSKDRVVASRFAVKCIKFIEQWNSKNISSEDDGDADSKVLRFKYDAHGEKVPTVKHEDESAAVICVNGSKVSFKPIAHLWESETNVELRKGEEVHWEEFTRIGDILSGRLRLRAEVEANKTASR, from the coding sequence ATGGTTGCATCAGAATCATGTTACGGTGTAGCGTTTGCATCGGTAGTTACTGCCAAGGAGTCACTATTCAGAGACGCTATTCATTTTTACCATTCATTGGGATTTTCAACCGTTAAAGATTTCGACAAATTTAAGCACGGTCAAAATTTAATACTGTCTTCTGGAACTTCACAAGAGTCAATCAAGGAAGTTTGGCTGGAGGCTTTCAAATTAAGTGAAATTGATGCCTCTGGCTTCCGTGTTCCTCAACAAGAAGCTGATAACAAGCAACAAAGTCAAGGTGCTTTGGTGAAGATTCGCTTAGTAGTGACAGAGCCAGTGAAGGACGACTCTGCCAATGCTTGCGTGGTTACCTATTTTACGACCGAGCTTGACGAGATCTTAAAGAAGTTTCCAGATTGCGAGAAGATTAGCGACGAGTTAGTTTTCATCAAGGATCCATTAGGAAACAAATTGGGTTTCACATCTTTGGCTTGCATTCAAGATAAGGAACCCACCTCAAAAGAGACCTTTTTAGAGTCTACCGCTGGTAATGAGAGTAATCTTTCTGGTTCTAGCGTTGAAGCAGTGAACTTATTAAAGCAATCCCTAAACTCTacacaaaagaaaaagaagatcgCAGTTATGACATCAGGTGGCGACTCTCCAGGTATGAATGCTGCCGTCCGTGCTGTTGTGCGTACTGGTATTCATTATGGATGCGATGTTTTTGCCGTTTATGAAGGTTACGAAGGTTTATTAAAAGGTGGTGAATatctaaaaaaaatggaatggGAAGATGTCAGAGGTTTCTTGAGTATCGGTGGTACTTTAATCGGTACCGCACGTTGTTTAGAATTCAGAGAACGTTGGGGTCGTAAACAAGCGGCTGCTAACTTGATCTCTGAAGGTATCGATGCTTTGATCGTCTGTGGTGGTGATGGATCCTTAACCGGTGCTGATTTATTTAGATCAGAATGGCCATCATTAGTTGAAGAATTGGTCAAAGATGGTAAATTCACTACTGAACAAGTTGAACcatttaaaaatttgaccaTTGTTGGTCTGGTTGGTTCCATCGATAATGATATGGCTGGCACAGATTCTACGATTGGTGCCTATTCCGCTCTAGAAAGAATCTGTGAAATGGTCGATTATATTGATGCTACAGCAAAATCTCACTCTCGTGCCTTTGTTGTTGAAGTTATGGGTAGACATTGTGGTTGGTTAGCTTTGATGGCTGGTATTGCCACAGGTGCGGACTATATTTTCATTCCAGAAAGGGCCGTTCCTCACGGTCAATGGCAAGAGGAATTGAAAGAAGTTTGTCAAAGACATAGAGACAAGGGTAGAAGAAATAACACAGTTATTGTAGCAGAAGGTGCTTTGGATGACAAGTTGAATCCAGTTACTGCCAATGATGTTAAGGATGTCTTAATCGAACTAGGGTTAGATACCAAGGTGACCATCTTGGGACATGTTCAAAGAGGTGGTACCGCAGTCGCTCATGATAGATGGTTAGCCACTCTACAAGGTGTTGACTCTGTCAAGGCAGTTTTAGAAATGACACCAGAGACTCCTTCTCCATTAATTGGTATCTtggaaaacaaaatcaTCAGAATGCCGTTAATTGAATCTGTCAAATTGACCAAGTCCGTTGCTGCTGCCATTGAAAGCAAAGACTTTGATAAAGCTATCTCGTTAAGAGATACCGAATTCATTGAATTATACGAAAACTTTTTATCAACAACAGTCAAGGATGATGGTGCGGAAATATTACCAGTTGCTGAAAGACTAAATATTGGTATCGTTCATGTTGGCGCCCCATCAGCAGCTTTGAATGCGGCAACGCGTGCAGCTACTCTTTATTGTATATCTCACGGCCATAAACCTTATGCCATCCTAAATGGTTTTAGTGGTCTGATTCAAACAGGtcaaatcaaagaattaGATTGGATCGATGTTGAAAACTGGCACAATAAAGGTGGTTCCGAAATTGGTACCAATAGATCTGTTGCCGCAGATGATATGGGAACAATTGCTTATTATTTCCAAAAAGCTAAATTGGATGGTTTAATCATTCTTGGTGGTTTTGAGGGTTTCAAGTCATTGAAACAACTCCGTGACAGCAGAGAGCAATACccaattttcaatatccCAATGGTATTGATTCCTTCTACCATTTCAAACAACGTTCCAGGTACCGAATATTCTCTCGGTGTTGATACATGTTTGAACTCTTTGGTAACATACACTGATGATATCAAACAAAGTGCTTCTGcaacaagaagaagagtttTCGTTGTTGAAGTTCAAGGTGGCCATTCTGGTTTTGTTGCATCATTCACAGGTTTAATTACAggtgctgttgctgtttaTACACCTGAAGATAAGATCGACTTATCAACTATCAGGGAAGATTTAGCATTactgaaagaaaacttcAGTCACGACAAAGGTGAAAACCGTAACGGTAAATTAGCTATCAGAAACGAACAGGCATCAAGTGTTTATACTACTGAACTATTGGCCGACATCATCTCTGAGTCAAGCAAAGGTAAATTTGGTGTCAGAACCGCAATTCCAGGTCACGTGCAACAGGGTGGTGTCCCAAGTTCTAAGGATCGTGTGGTCGCTTCTAGGTTTGCTGTCAAGtgtatcaaattcatcgaGCAATggaattcaaaaaacatATCGTCTGAAGATGACGGCGATGCCGACTCTAAAGTTTTAAGATTTAAGTATGACGCTCATGGCGAAAAAGTTCCAACTGTGAAACATGAAGATGAATCTGCTGCGGTCATCTGTGTTAATGGTTCCAAGGTATCATTTAAACCAATTGCTCACCTATGGGAAAGTGAAACTAACGTTGAATTGAGAAAAGGTGAAGAAGTACACTGGGAAGAATTCACAAGAATCGGTGACATCTTGTCCGGTAGACTCAGATTAAGAGCTGAAGTAGAAGCAAACAAAACAGCTTCTCGTTAA
- the PEX21 gene encoding Pex21p (similar to Saccharomyces cerevisiae PEX21 (YGR239C) and PEX18 (YHR160C); ancestral locus Anc_5.86), whose amino-acid sequence MSATCRTNPLQQLLGKSDQNSRFQGPQAGSASQQFRQDYNGGSSEAAERHFFNHRENQNGFLNLQHPAPMLPPMGSVRKEHFKEDWVQQFSAVSVKDPLEFCRDYQDSYKNYESRQFAPHNQYRGLANGDRHINMYRPTIDGHFGTLARKEDQLVNSIAFDKEFNNLEKELLGGDKSFDNFEVYDNDDNYNDSEAYRLDDEQIEFQKIANDIVDSCASISKSPSPVSSKLSGSKFMGLMRGISEGSITLKKGNESATGFHSPQNGETVGNEYFPVLDRTH is encoded by the coding sequence ATGTCAGCTACGTGTCGAACGAATCCGTTGCAGCAGCTACTCGGAAAAAGCGACCAAAATAGTAGGTTTCAGGGACCGCAAGCAGGCTCTGCGAGCCAGCAGTTCCGCCAAGACTACAACGGTGGTTCTTCCGAGGCTGCTGAgcgtcatttttttaatcacagagaaaatcaaaacgGATTTCTCAATCTGCAACATCCCGCGCCAATGCTACCGCCAATGGGTAGCGTAAGAAAGGAGCATTTTAAAGAAGACTGGGTACAGCAGTTTTCCGCAGTTAGTGTGAAGGATCCCCTGGAGTTTTGCCGGGACTACCAAGACTCTTACAAAAATTATGAATCAAGACAGTTTGCTCCACACAACCAATATCGTGGGTTGGCAAATGGCGATCGCCACATAAACATGTATCGCCCTACGATAGATGGTCATTTCGGTACCCTAGCAAGGAAGGAGGATCAGTTAGTAAATTCAATTGCATTTGATAAGGAATTCaataatttggaaaaagagCTGCTAGGAGGTGACAAATCTtttgacaattttgaagtttatgataatgatgataattaTAATGATAGCGAAGCCTATAGGCTTGATGACGAACAAAtcgaatttcaaaaaatagcTAATGATATAGTCGATTCTTGTGCCTCCATATCGAAGTCTCCATCGCCCGTCTCTTCAAAACTATCGGGTTCTAAATTCATGGGGTTAATGAGAGGTATTAGCGAGGGCTCAATAACATtgaagaaaggaaatgaGAGTGCCACAGGATTTCATTCTCCTCAAAACGGCGAAACTGTCGGTAATGAATATTTTCCAGTCTTGGATAGAACGCATTGA